One genomic segment of Actinoplanes ianthinogenes includes these proteins:
- a CDS encoding ABC transporter permease translates to MLILALATLRLRWRSFAGTLVALALGSALVAALGQVLATTAGGPDRGPQRYRDVPVVVVGTDELSVPTWRGAATAPLAQRSGVPAELVAGLPGAVADRVFPATLADGDGPSVGRPFSALPAAGQRLIAGRAPAADDEVVVSAGARPGDRVRVVTAAGVREYTVTGLCSPAREVSLFFTDARAAQLSPRVDALLVQQPADRVRAVAGDRGRVLTGDDRGRLDPDRDSDDDARNNANTIVGIALGFAVFIAIAVVATTFAFAVGQRRREMALLRAAGATPGQIRRMLYAEALIVAAVAAAAGATAGPYAAPAVLDWLVARHLAPDWIHEVSESGAPAHWAFLSGVLVALLAVLTSAWRASRIRPAEALAENAAPARPMPLPRLLIGLGTLATALVCIAVTAVGDPASGTNRKTYMPVLMLLVTAAALLAPAVVRPTARLLTWPLRRRGGVVGKLVAAAATSSARRTAALATPVLMTVALPAALLTASAMTDTAKTVIQAGSVRADYLVLPDGAAGLDAELVARLHAVPGAVVSTITETSVYTLEGDSVLIQRPAEGTESIPDDGIAVEGDWGYREGDTVRLWLAGGTETRLRVLRVLPPGAPTAAYLSPRNAGGGPPAKALVEIRPGSDAKAVETALRQAAEGHRATVVSKRQWTAGTAAGRSGASRLGLLLVLGILVTYTFIALVNTLVMSAPDRAGERNTMRLLGAGHGQILGYAVSESLVCVGVGVVLATGVTAAGIAGLWVTLLPVTGPLPIDVSWTVLGAVIGACVLVATVLPAVLERGARSPLRA, encoded by the coding sequence CACGGCCGGCGGACCCGACCGGGGGCCGCAGCGCTATCGCGACGTCCCGGTCGTCGTGGTCGGCACCGACGAACTGAGCGTGCCGACCTGGCGGGGCGCCGCGACCGCGCCGCTCGCCCAGCGCTCCGGAGTCCCGGCCGAGCTGGTCGCCGGCCTGCCGGGCGCGGTCGCCGACCGGGTCTTCCCGGCGACGCTCGCCGACGGGGACGGCCCGAGCGTGGGCCGGCCCTTCTCGGCGCTGCCGGCGGCCGGGCAGCGGCTGATCGCCGGGCGGGCGCCGGCCGCCGACGACGAGGTCGTGGTGAGCGCCGGCGCCCGGCCCGGGGACCGGGTGCGGGTGGTGACGGCGGCCGGTGTCCGCGAATACACCGTCACCGGGCTCTGTAGTCCCGCCCGCGAGGTGTCCCTCTTCTTCACCGACGCCCGCGCCGCGCAGCTGTCCCCGCGCGTCGACGCCCTCCTCGTCCAGCAGCCGGCGGACCGGGTCCGCGCGGTGGCCGGCGACCGGGGCCGGGTGCTGACCGGGGACGACCGGGGCCGGCTCGACCCGGACCGGGACAGCGACGACGACGCCCGCAACAACGCGAACACCATCGTCGGCATCGCGCTCGGGTTCGCCGTCTTCATCGCGATCGCCGTGGTGGCCACGACCTTCGCCTTCGCGGTCGGGCAGCGGCGCCGGGAGATGGCGCTGCTGCGGGCGGCCGGCGCCACCCCGGGCCAGATCCGCCGGATGCTGTACGCCGAGGCGCTGATCGTCGCCGCCGTCGCGGCCGCGGCCGGCGCGACGGCCGGGCCGTACGCCGCACCGGCCGTGCTGGACTGGCTGGTGGCCCGGCACCTGGCGCCGGACTGGATCCACGAGGTCAGCGAGTCCGGCGCGCCGGCACACTGGGCCTTTCTCAGTGGTGTGCTCGTCGCCCTGCTGGCCGTGCTGACCTCGGCCTGGCGGGCCAGCCGGATCCGGCCCGCCGAGGCGCTGGCCGAGAATGCCGCGCCGGCCCGGCCGATGCCCCTCCCCCGCCTGCTGATCGGCCTGGGCACGCTGGCCACCGCGCTGGTCTGCATCGCGGTCACCGCCGTCGGGGATCCCGCGTCGGGCACGAACCGGAAGACGTACATGCCGGTCCTGATGCTGCTGGTCACGGCCGCCGCGCTGCTCGCGCCCGCCGTGGTCCGGCCCACCGCCCGGCTGCTGACCTGGCCGTTGCGGCGGCGGGGCGGCGTGGTCGGCAAGCTGGTGGCGGCCGCCGCGACCAGCTCGGCGCGGCGGACCGCGGCGCTCGCGACGCCGGTGCTGATGACGGTCGCGCTGCCCGCCGCCCTGCTCACCGCCTCGGCTATGACCGACACCGCGAAGACGGTGATCCAGGCGGGCTCGGTGCGGGCCGACTACCTGGTGCTGCCGGACGGTGCCGCCGGGCTCGACGCCGAGCTGGTCGCCCGGCTGCACGCGGTGCCCGGCGCCGTCGTGTCGACGATCACCGAGACCAGCGTGTACACGCTGGAAGGCGACTCCGTGCTGATCCAGCGCCCGGCGGAAGGCACCGAGTCCATTCCGGACGACGGGATCGCGGTCGAGGGCGACTGGGGATACCGGGAGGGCGACACCGTCCGGCTGTGGCTGGCCGGCGGCACCGAGACGCGGCTGCGGGTGCTCCGGGTGCTGCCGCCCGGTGCGCCGACGGCCGCGTACCTGAGCCCGCGCAACGCCGGTGGCGGCCCGCCGGCGAAGGCGCTCGTCGAGATCCGTCCCGGCAGCGACGCGAAGGCGGTCGAGACGGCGCTGCGCCAGGCGGCCGAGGGACACCGGGCCACGGTGGTCAGCAAGCGGCAGTGGACGGCCGGGACCGCCGCCGGACGGTCCGGCGCGAGCCGCCTCGGGCTGCTGCTGGTGCTCGGGATCCTGGTGACCTACACCTTCATCGCGCTGGTCAACACGCTGGTCATGAGCGCGCCGGACCGCGCCGGGGAACGGAACACCATGCGTCTGCTCGGCGCCGGCCACGGGCAGATCCTCGGGTACGCGGTGTCCGAGTCACTGGTCTGCGTCGGCGTCGGGGTGGTACTCGCGACGGGCGTCACGGCGGCGGGCATCGCCGGGCTGTGGGTGACGCTGCTGCCGGTGACCGGGCCGCTGCCGATCGACGTGTCGTGGACCGTGCTGGGCGCGGTGATCGGGGCATGCGTGCTGGTCGCCACGGTGCTGCCGGCCGTCCTGGAGCGCGGCGCCCGATCACCGTTGCGAGCCTAG